The Garra rufa chromosome 18, GarRuf1.0, whole genome shotgun sequence genome window below encodes:
- the LOC141290913 gene encoding potassium voltage-gated channel subfamily A member 3: protein MDDHLSLLHSPPPSSSKHRGNNLVNHGYTENEQDIMTIVACDNMLEESAALPGHHSLERYEPDHECCERVVINISGLRFETQLKTLSQFPETLLGDPKKRMRYFDPLRNEYFFDRNRPSFDAILYYYQSGGRIRRPVNVPIDIFSEEIRFYELGEEAMEKFREDEGFIKDEVRPLPTNEFQRQVWLLFEYPESSGPARGIAIVSVLVILISIVIFCLETLPEFRDDRDQTTVSPLINGTLSDLSSPFSDPFFVVETLCIIWFSFELLVRFFACPSKATFSKNIMNIIDIVAIIPYFITLGTELAERQGNGQQAMSLAILRVIRLVRVFRIFKLSRHSKGLQILGQTLKASMRELGLLIFFLFIGVILFSSAVYFAEADDPDSGFNSIPDAFWWAVVTMTTVGYGDMHPVTIGGKIVGSLCAIAGVLTIALPVPVIVSNFNYFYHRETEGEEQAQYLHIGSCQPLSSTEELKKTRSTSSLSKSEYMVIEEGINSAFKQPNFPAQNNQNCVNIKKMFTDV, encoded by the coding sequence ATGGACGACCACCTTAGCCTCCTCCACTCGCCTCCGCCTTCCTCGAGCAAGCACCGGGGCAACAACCTCGTGAACCACGGCTACACTGAGAACGAGCAGGACATCATGACAATTGTTGCTTGCGACAACATGCTGGAGGAGTCGGCGGCGCTGCCCGGGCACCACTCGCTGGAGCGCTACGAGCCAGACCACGAGTGCTGCGAGAGAGTTGTCATCAATATTTCGGGCTTGCGCTTCGAGACACAGCTCAAAACCTTGTCACAATTCCCTGAGACTTTACTTGGAGACCCCAAGAAGAGAATGCGCTACTTTGACCCCCTCAGAAACGAGTATTTCTTTGACAGGAATCGGCCGAGCTTCGATGCCATTTTGTATTACTACCAGTCCGGGGGGCGGATACGGAGACCCGTGAACGTCCCTATTGACATTTTCTCCGAGGAGATACGCTTCTACGAGCTTGGGGAGGAGGCCATGGAGAAATTTCGAGAGGATGAGGGCTTTATCAAGGATGAGGTGCGTCCTTTGCCCACTAATGAATTTCAGCGACAGGTGTGGTTGCTGTTTGAGTACCCGGAGAGCTCGGGTCCGGCCAGGGGCATCGCGATCGTCTCGGTGCTGGTCATTTTGATATCCATCGTCATCTTTTGTCTGGAGACGTTACCCGAGTTCCGGGACGACCGGGACCAGACGACGGTCTCCCCGCTTATTAACGGAACTCTCTCTGACCTGTCTAGTCCCTTCTCTGACCCGTTCTTTGTGGTTGAGACTTTGTGCATCATCTGGTTTTCTTTCGAGCTGCTGGTCAGGTTTTTCGCGTGCCCGAGCAAAGCCACGTTCTCCAAGAACATCATGAACATTATTGACATTGTGGCCATCATACCCTACTTTATCACTTTGGGGACCGAACTCGCGGAAAGACAAGGCAACGGCCAGCAGGCGATGTCCTTGGCCATTCTCCGGGTTATCAGACTGGTCCGCGTCTTTCGGATTTTCAAACTCTCGCGGCACTCAAAAGGGCTCCAGATTCTGGGGCAAACGCTTAAAGCTAGCATGCGAGAGCTGGGCTTGCTGATTTTCTTTCTGTTCATCGGGGTCATCTTATTCTCGAGCGCCGTCTACTTCGCCGAGGCGGACGATCCCGACTCGGGCTTCAACAGCATCCCTGATGCGTTCTGGTGGGCGGTGGTAACCATGACGACCGTGGGATACGGCGACATGCACCCGGTCACCATAGGGGGCAAAATCGTCGGCTCCCTGTGTGCGATCGCGGGCGTGTTAACTATCGCTCTGCCAGTGCCAGTCATCGTGTCCAACTTCAACTACTTCTACCACAGAGAGACTGAGGGAGAGGAGCAGGCGCAGTACCTCCACATCGGCAGCTGTCAGCCCTTGTCCTCCACGGAGGAGCTGAAGAAGACGCGGAGCACGTCGTCGCTCAGCAAGTCGGAGTACATGGTCATCGAAGAGGGCATCAACAGCGCCTTCAAGCAGCCTAACTTCCCCGCTCAGAACAACCAGAACTGCGTGAACATTAAAAAGATGTTCACAGACGTGTAG